AAATATGCAACCGTAAATAATTGTCTTGTGCATGAACCGAGCCATACGGCGCATAATCGTCTGCAGTGTACTCGCTCCGTCCGGAAGTATCTCCGGACGGAGTGAGTACGATACAAGGGCTGGCGTGAATCTTGGAGAGATCGAACGGTCCACATATAAGGGTCATCTGACCCTAGAGCCGAAATGAATATTCGATGCCTATATTTCCATTCTAATACAACCTGTGACTTTGTGAGCAACAAATCACGGTGTAGAATGAGAGCTCCTGACCAGCGCTTCAGGCGGCACCAAACGTGCAGGCTGCAGCCCAAATATTGTTCGGCTTGGTTCGCTTGGTGTCTGGCTGGTTCGAATGCCTTGCTTACATCAACGATCATTCAGTTGCACAAGTCCGTAAAAAGACCAGCAAGCTATTGGTTCGGAAAAAGGCCAACTTCCGGTTTTCCATCGATTAAAAAATCgtacattcaaaaaatgttcgcaagtTTGTTAAAAGAtcaggaattatatatatatatatatatatatatatatatatatatatatatatatatatatatatatatattcatgaaCACAAAATAAATGGAGATTTGAAAAACAATCGTGGATACAAAAAACTTGCGAATTGGAAAAAATGTTTGTTGATcctgaattttaaaaatgttcgccAGTTTGCAAAATTCaggaatttgaaaattgttcacaaattggAAAACAGTATGTGGATTTGAAAAAGTTgatgaatttggaaaatgttcatgaaCTCAAGAAAAATCACGAATTTAAAAACATTCAGGGATTTGAAAAAGCTCGtgaatttggaaaatgttcgtGAACTCGGGGAAAGGTCataaattcgaaaaaagttcaggAATCTAAAATAATCATGAATAAAAGAAAGTTCACGGACTCTTTGTCAGTTCTAATGGGTCGGCCGGGCTTGTATAGCCCAAAGCGTGTATTTCCACCGCTAGGCTCAACCGGGCCAGGTTGAAGAGAAACGCGGAATCTGGAACGTGAACCAAACACGGCCCCTCTGCGTTTGCTCCTCGAGAAAAACGAGTCCcatccaaaaaaaaaaaaacaaatccgGCTCCGCCACCTCTTGGCCCTCCGTGGAGTTTTGCTCCGCTTCCAGCCCGACCCCCTCCCCATTGAGCGCCGCCCCCTCTTGGCCCTCCTCCGTCGACGTCCAGAGCCGCCTCTCTCGCCGTGCAGAGGTGCATCCCTCTCCGTCCAgtgacctcctccttctccgcctccttCCCCTGTCCAGCCTGGATGAACATCAACCGAAGCTGCAGCAGGGATCTCGATTGAACCAAGACAAGGTACACATGTACACAATTTTCAGAGCTACTCTACATAGTAGCAGTAAAGGATACATCATACATGGGGGGTATGGCGAGCTAATGTCCAGGATTGTGGTGCTTAGGATCGCGCAGCTTCACTAATTAGATTATATTCGTTGGTGATCTAAAAAAAAACTAGGTCATTGTTTACTGTTTGGCACTCCTCTCCTCTGGGAAAACAGAAGGGTTCAAAATTATAGTGTCTGTCATATGATTCCAGTGCAAAGGAATTGAAATTTTGGGGATTTATACTCTATAGATTTATACTAGTTGCCACCCATCTTATGTATTTATAGTGTGCTGCACAACTTTCTGTGGAAAGCACTAAATCTGGTTGCTGTGTCAAATGATTTACATGTGCAGCAGAGCTACACCGACTCCTTTTTCTGCTTTCTTACTTGCTTGTTGCTACGTACTGTACTACATTGATGTCTCCAAGCTACCTCAGATATTGTTTCATGATTATGCTAATCTTCACATAATTATTTTCGTGGCTCTGTTGTCTTTTCCTTGCTGAAGATAGTGTATAGTTTATCTGTATTGCTGTCATTTGCATCATTGTTTCTTCCGACTGAAGGAACTCTGAGAACGCAGAACGTGATTCGATCCGTCCTATTGGTAAGGAAATTTCTTCACCTTTGCTTTACTTTTCTTTTCATCTTTTTTTACTCGACGAGCAACCAGATCTCGTTCTCTCTACTCTTTTCTTCTAAGATCCGAGCTTTTGATTCCATCATTTGAATCGAGCTAGCTAATAGCCTAATACTAATAGCAGTCGTTTTCTTTTTGTTATTTTCCCCATGTGTTGATTACATCTCAGACCTCAATTGGACGTTGAAGATGCGTTGCAGTAGCAGGGGGAAGGATAACATGCCTAGGGAGGTCAACAAAAGGAGCAAGAGGATACACATACCCAATGCACAAGATGGTTGCGGCGCGTCGCTTCCGTACGAGATGATCATACAGGTTTTGCAGTGGCTCCCAGTCAAATCCGTCTTCCGCTTCAGGGCAGTTTGCCGTTCCTGGGCTGCGCTGCTCACCTCCAGTGAATTCCGCTGCCTCCACATGGCAGTAGCCAAGGCACCAAGGTGGCAGGCACCACCACCCAAGCTGCTATACATCTCACCTACTGCCACATTCGACTCCACCGCGGTCTACTCGTGCTCCTTCTCGCCATCATTATCATCGGGCCGCCCCAGAGATCGTGGGGACCTACTATTCACCATCGACGGTGCCCGTGGCAACTATGTGGAGGTAGTGACGCCCGCGCCGTGCCATGGCCTCACCCTTCTCTACGATGCTCTCGACACAGCCTACTACATCTGCAACGCGGCCACACGGGCAGCCACACGTTTGCCGCCTTCTACTGACGTAGCGTGCGACTCCAGTGCTGGGCTGGGATTTGATACCCGCATGGATGAGCACAAGGTGGTGAGGTTGATCAATGGGATGTTAAGTCAGAAGGACTTGGACCCGGTGAGGTGCGAGGTGTACACGCCTAGAGGCCCCTATGTGGATTGCCGCTGGAGGCCGGCTGCCAGAGGAGTACCCTCCAGCTTGCATAAATTTGTACATGCCGCTGTTATTAATGCGTCATGCAACAAATTATCTCCCGTGTTTGCCAATGGTTGCCTCCACTGGTTGATGACACCTGCCTCTTTCATCATGACTCCAAGTGTTGCCATCGTGTCCTTTTCGGTCGCAGAGGAGACCTTCACATGTCTCCGGTCACCGCCCTTCTGGGTACCAGGAGCGCCTCCAACCTCCAGGAATTGGTCATCAGGAGAGGTTGAACTATTGGAGCTGGATGACCAACTATGTTTGGTTCGCAACAGAATGCCTCATGGTAGTAACACTTTGGAGATATGGAAACTGCTGGACTATAGCTCTGGTGACTGGTTGCTGAATCATCGAATTAGTTTGTCAGGGCATCTGGCAAGGGATTTGCGTCAGTCACAAATTCTGAGAGTTATTGGATCCTTTGGCAGTTACAGGTCGTCAAGGAAGAAGATAATCATTACTACTAGCATGCACAAGATTTTCAACAAATATCAGAAAATGGTTCACACCTATGATCCTAGGTCTGAGGCTCTGGAAACCATTCTTTCAATCACGGAGACACACTCAACTCCACATTATGGGTGCCCTAGTTCAAGATTCAGTTTCATTCAAGAGACCCTTGCTCCCGTGCATACAACAGATGAAGAGATAGCCTTGTCATCTGACCTGGCTAAGGCGACTAGAGAGATCCTACTCCGCCTCCCAGCTAAATCAGCCATACAGTCCAAATTTGTCTGCAAGCAGTGGTTCAGATTGATTGAGAGTAAAAACTTCATTCAGTCATATTTTCAGCATAAGAACATAGGCAAAAGGCCTAAAGTCATGCTTGTGGTCAAGAGCACTGGACGATTGGGCTTCAGTTTTGCTCCATTGAATAAACGCCTCCAAGAAGCTCCTAGTCACAGTACATTGCTTGATACAAAGGTGGTTTGCTCCAAGCCTTGCCATGGGCTGAACTTGGTAAGCACCGATACGAACGACTACCTCTGCAATCCATGTACAGGTTTCCACAGGGCCTACTCTAACCTGGGGCCAAATTTGCACCTACGCTCGAGAATGCCTAAAACAGAAGAGCATGCTTTTACAGTCGGCAATAAAAATGTTGGCTTGACTTTCTACCCTTTGACTCGTGAACATGTTATCGTGGAAATCTTCTATCACCGGAAGGACTTTGAATCTCGTCAGTATGACATGTCATGCGCGTTACACTGGTGTAACACTCCGAATGCTGCCCAACAGCACTCGGTACCACCTCTGCCTGTGAATGATATGCCACCGGCCTATGTTGAAGGAATGTTGTATTGGATGAATGAACCAAGGTTGGGACAGAGCTGCGAATGGACCATTGTCTCTTTCAACCTTGCTACAAGTACTTTC
This window of the Triticum aestivum cultivar Chinese Spring chromosome 5D, IWGSC CS RefSeq v2.1, whole genome shotgun sequence genome carries:
- the LOC123119259 gene encoding uncharacterized protein, whose translation is MRCSSRGKDNMPREVNKRSKRIHIPNAQDGCGASLPYEMIIQVLQWLPVKSVFRFRAVCRSWAALLTSSEFRCLHMAVAKAPRWQAPPPKLLYISPTATFDSTAVYSCSFSPSLSSGRPRDRGDLLFTIDGARGNYVEVVTPAPCHGLTLLYDALDTAYYICNAATRAATRLPPSTDVACDSSAGLGFDTRMDEHKVVRLINGMLSQKDLDPVRCEVYTPRGPYVDCRWRPAARGVPSSLHKFVHAAVINASCNKLSPVFANGCLHWLMTPASFIMTPSVAIVSFSVAEETFTCLRSPPFWVPGAPPTSRNWSSGEVELLELDDQLCLVRNRMPHGSNTLEIWKLLDYSSGDWLLNHRISLSGHLARDLRQSQILRVIGSFGSYRSSRKKIIITTSMHKIFNKYQKMVHTYDPRSEALETILSITETHSTPHYGCPSSRFSFIQETLAPVHTTDEEIALSSDLAKATREILLRLPAKSAIQSKFVCKQWFRLIESKNFIQSYFQHKNIGKRPKVMLVVKSTGRLGFSFAPLNKRLQEAPSHSTLLDTKVVCSKPCHGLNLVSTDTNDYLCNPCTGFHRAYSNLGPNLHLRSRMPKTEEHAFTVGNKNVGLTFYPLTREHVIVEIFYHRKDFESRQYDMSCALHWCNTPNAAQQHSVPPLPVNDMPPAYVEGMLYWMNEPRLGQSCEWTIVSFNLATSTFDVVRCPLWFARWSSRNRCRAFVVELEGVLCAVLADPVADKLDVWKLEHGQWGRAYTIHLEACPGYSLKTSVVVPLAVDPDHGRILLNTGRKIGLYDPVEQTIQNLYSLDQVPVASSAHLKFLDMPSTSSGDSLTCSEEESVAETNRMDSNLIPSVPMLYEESLACYSFVRKANCLW